The segment TTTCGGCTTGGGATGTGCTGCGCACGTAGTACGTCGTCTTCAGGCCTTGCTGCCATGCCTCAAAATGCAGCCCCAGTAATTCTTTCGCTTTGATGGTATGCGGCACATAGAAATTGAAGCTGATTGCCTGGTCGATATGGCGCTGCCGGGCCGCGTTCTGGCGGATGCTCCACTTTTGGTCGAGCACGTGGCGCGAGCGGCGGTAGTAATCGTATGTGTTATGATCCAAGTCCGGTGCCGTTACTTTAAATTTGAAGTTTTTCTTTTCTTCGGCGTATTCAACGGCATACAGCGGGTCGATGCCATCCGTCGAGCCGCCGATTTTTGCAGTTGATGAATTTGGCGCCACTGCCATCATCCAACCGTTGCGGACGCCGTTTTCCGCGATTTCTTTTTGCAGTTCATTCCAGCGTTCGCTGGTGTAATTTTTGCGTTCAAAATATTCACCGGTCTGCCATTCCGATCCGGTAAATTCGCGGTAAGCGCCTTTTTCCTTAGCGAGCTCCATCGAAGAGCGAATCGTATGGTAAGCAATTTCTTCGTACAATTTATCCGCGAACATGACAGCTTCCTCGGTTTCCCAATGGATGCCTTCAAGCGCGAGTAAATGTGCCCATCCGAAAGTTCCTGAACCAACTGCTCTATATTTTTTATTCGTCGCATCGGCCTGACCAACGGAAATCGTGTTCAAGTTGATGACGTTATCGAGCATGCGCATCTGGATCGGAATCAGCCGCTCGAGCACATCCGCTTTCACAGCGCGCGGCAAGTTGATCGACGACAAGTTGCAGACGACAAAATCGCCCGGTTTGCGGATCATCACAAGGTTGCCGTCTTCATCTGTGTATTCTTTCTTGATGGTTGTCGCTGACATATTTTGAGCGATTTCGCTGCACAAATTGCTGCAGTAAATTGACGTAAGCCCTTTGCCGCGCAGGTGCTTGTTCGGGTTCTGGCGATTGACTTCGTCGCGGTAGAACATATACGGCGTGCCGGTTTCAAGCTGCGACACCATGATGCGCGCCATGATGTCCATCGCCCGGTACGTCTTCCTTGGCAATAAAGGATTGGCAAGCGCTTCTTCATATTTCTCCGTGAAATGCTTCACATCGGTTTCGTCATAGAAATCTTCCAACCCAAGCGCCGTCCCCGCCTCGTCTTTCCAGCCCATAATCTGTTTCACCTGATGAGGACAGAATGTATGCCATTCACCGGTGCTGCGGCCGCTGCCGTCGGTTTCCTTCAGTTTTTCCATGAACAGATCCGGAATCGCCACGCCTGTGAAAATATCATGCGCTTTCCGGCGCTCGTCGCCGTTGTTGGTTTTCAAATCCAAGAAGCCGTTCATGATGTCTTTGTGGAACACATCCAGGTAAATCGCTACGGCGCCTTGGCGCTGCCCGAGCTGGTCGACACTGACCGCTGTGTCGTTGACCAAACGGATCCACGGAATGACGCCCGACGAATTGCCTTTGAACTTTTTGATGTCGGATCCGAGCGCCCGCACTTTTCCGTAATAGACGCCGATGCCGCCGCCGTCTTTGCTGAGGCGCGCGATGTCCCAGTTGTTCAAGTAAATGCCGTCAAGCGAATCATCCACCGTATCGATAAAGCAGGACGACAGCTGTCCAAAACTTTTGCCGGCATTGGACAGCGTCGGCGTCGCAACTGTCATATAGAGATTGCTCATTGCCCAGTAAGCTTCTTTCACCAAATCCAGCCGCTTGTTTTTTGGTTCGTTCTGCATCAAAGTCATTGCAATGACCAGAAAACGTTCCTGCGGCAGCTCATACAAATTCCCTTCGTAATCCTTCGCCAAATAGCGGTCTGCCAGTAAAAACAAGCCGATGTAATTAAACAAAAGATCCCGTTCCGCATTGATTTCTTTCCCGAGCACTTCGATTTCTTCTTCCGAATAGCGCTTCAGCAAGTCTCCTGAATAAATACCGATTTCACTAAGAGTTTTCACCAGCCCATAGAAATTTCCGTACTTCAGTTCCGCCTGAAAACCCCGATTTTTCGCAGCTTTTTCGTATAAGTTGTTTAAATAAAGTTCCGCTGCGACGAATGTCCAATCCGGTTCCGCCATGGAGATGCGGTTGAGTGCATAAATCAGGGATTGTTCCCCTTTAACTGGCCACTCCATGCTTTCCACTTTCTCAAGCATATCGGCTGTCTCCAACTTATAGACATCTCTCGCCCGCAATAAAGCTTTCGCGACTGCATCTGTTTTCGAATAAATTATTGAATTCATTTCAAACCAGCTCCTTTGCAAATTCATTAATTTTCATGCGGCGCTGTTTGCGCTCTTGCGCACTTTGGAACAGCTGCTTCTCATTTTCCGTTTCCGGAACTACACCGGGAACCGGCGTCGGTTTTCCATCTTCGCTCACTGCCACCATTGTCAGGATGGCGGTCGTCGTCAACGTTTTCTCTCCTGTTTCAATGTTTTGGCATTCCGCTTTCACATAAACTTCCATCGAAGTCCGCCCAGTGGAAATCACAACCCCTTCCAGAAGCAGCACATTGCCGACCCGTGCGGACGACAGGAAATTCACCGTATCAATTGAGGCAGTCACCACGGCTTTTCCGCTGTGTTTCATGGCCGTAATGGCGGCAATTTCGTCGATATAGCTAAGCACCGTCCCGCCGAAAATCGTTCCCATATGATTGGTATCCGGCGGCAGCACCAATTTAGTCTGAATCGTCCGCGATCTGCTTGCTGTGATTTGCTGTGTCATCTTTCATCCTCCAGTCGGTATTTGGGCAAACAAAAAACCCATCTTCTCGGGCGAGAGGATGGGTTGGATAAACGTAAATAATCAGGCGGAAACAGGCAAAAAGCCGCTGCACCGCGCAGAGTACCTTCGTTATACCTCCCAGCTCCCGGAGAAGGTCATTAACTTATAACGATGGCAGGTCTCCTGGCTCATGCGTCTTCCTACACTATGTCCTTCCCGTCCATTGATTGGACAGTGGATTGCCATAGTTCGTCAGCACTTACAGTTGCGGGTACAGCTCCGGTTTTTCATCGGATTCCCTATTAAGCCTTTTCAGGCACCATTGTTATTGGTTTCACTACATATAGTGTTGTTTTTTATACAATTTACTAAATACTGTATTTATAAACTATAAACCAGATTTTTTCCTTTTACAAGCCTATATTCCAAATCTGAATGGCAAAAAGCCCGTCAGCACCTTTTCCTGCTTTCGGGCCTTCTTAATTACTTTACCGCTATCTATAAAATCTACTCGAGGCAAGATTCTGTTTTTCAGTTAAAACAATTTAAGCAGTTCAATGGCCCCCAAATAAACAAAGACAATGACACATGCTGTTAAAACGGTATTGGTGACCCATCCATTCTTGAATCCTTGGTCCACCCGTTTCGAATTGAGCAGAAGCATTAGGCTGATCGCCAGAAATGGCATGAACAAAGCGCCCAGCGCACCGTATAAGATAACAAGAAGCACCGGTTGGCCGAAAAACAGCAGAACCATCGGCGGAAATGTCAGCCATAAAAGATAAAAACGGTATGCCGGATCTTTCTTAGAAACCGGTTCATCTGACGCCGCACCTTTTTTGCCTACCATTCGGACAAAGTCCGCAAACAGATACGGCACGCCGTTCCACACACCCAATAAAGATGAAAACGCTGCAGACCAGGCACCAATCAAGAACAGCCAGCGGGCAAAAGAACCGAACTGCTCGCTGTATAAACCGGATAACGCTATTAACCCTTCTTCTCCATTAATTTCAATGCCGGTACCGAATAAAAATTCCGCTCCGACGACTAGCAGAGACAAGGTGAAAATTGCGGTAATGATGTACCCGGTAGCGGAATCCACTCTCATCATCGGAATCCAAGCTTTGCCCACCCAATTCTTTTCACGAATCCAATAGCCGTATGACGCCATCGTAATCGTTCCGCCTACCCCGCCGAGCAGCCCTAAAACTAGCAGCAGCGAACTGCCGCCGGTCCGCGGCACAAAACCGCTCACGATATTTCCGATATCCGGCAGAAGAATTACTGCTGAACCGACAACCGTGACAAACATGAGGCCGACCATGAGCGTCATCACTTTTTCAAAAAGTTCATAATGGCCGAACAGCACCAATGCAAGTCCAGCTAAGCCATGAATGACTGCCCAAGCCCATAGGGGCATAATGGGAAACATCGTTACCATCATAATGGCGCTCGTCGACATCGCAGCTGCCCCGTAACTGAATCCCCAAATGATGGAATAGACGCCGAAATAACCCGTTGCCCACTTTCCAAGCGAATGCCAGCCTTCCAGAATGGTCTTTCCTGTGGCCAGCTGCCAGCGTCCCATGCCTTCTGTGAAATAAAACTTGAACAATGAACCGAGCAGAATAGCCCATCCGAGCGTCATGCCAAAAGCCGCCCCAGCGACAAGAGCTGCAATCAAATCGCCGGTTCCCACTCCTGTTGCAGCGGTTACAAATCCCGGCCCGACCATTTTGGCTTTCTCTTTCAACGTACGTGGTATAGCAGGTGCTGATTTTTCAGTGCTTTGAACTGTAGACATTCAAAAACCTCCCTATACGTTATAGTTTTCAGTAAATAAAAAATACCTTAGCTGAAAATACTACTGGTTGGCTTTTTGTAATGAATAGACATTCAGTTGGTTGATTGAATTCATTATAGACAATTATGTGTTTAATTGAAAGAATTTTCAAAAATTTTATATGAAAGGAAAAGCGAGCAGCTTTCTCTCCACAGGAGAGGGCTTCTTCAATTTTTTCGCAATAAAAAACCTAACCTTCTCAAAGAGAAGATTAGGTTTTTTTGAGCCGTAGAGGACTGTTGTCCGTCAGCCCTTACAGAAAGAATATATAAATCAATGCTGCAAGCACCAGGCGGTAAATCGCAAAAGGCACCAATTTGATTTTGTCGATCAACTTCAGGAAAAATTTAACGACGACCAGCGCGACGATGAAGGCACTGACAAAGCCGACCGTAAAGAACGGCAAAGCGTCCATGGTGAAATATTGCCAGTTTTTAATCAGCGACAACCCACTGGCGCCAAGCATGATCGGCACCGCCATGATGAACGTAAAGTCAGCTGCAGAATGGTGGCTCATTCTCAGCAAAACACCTCCGGAAATTGTAGAACCGGAACGCGAGAATCCAGGCCATAGTCCAAGACATTGGAAAAGACCCATACCTAATGCTTGCTTGTATGTCATTTTATCAACCGTTTCAGTATGATGAGGTTTCTTTTTCGTGACAAAATCTGCGATCAACATGAGAATCGCTCCAACAACAAGTCCGATCACAACCGTTTCTACAGAAAACAGATACTCATCTATGTAATCTTCAAATAACAGTCCCAGTACGCCGGCCGGGATTAATCCAACAATCACTTTTGTTAAACTAAGGCGCTGCTTTTTCCCTGCTGTCGCTTTTCTATCCAGTCCAAGCAAATCTTTAAATCGGTCTTTAAAAACGATGACTACCGCTAAAATCGAACCTAATTGAATGACTACTTTAAATGTATTCGCTACCGGCTCTGTGTACAGCTCTTTTGACTGTAGCCAAATGTCATCGACGATGATCATGTGACCCGTTGAAGAAACCGGAGCAAATTCTGTCAGCCCTTCAACAATCCCTAATATCATTGCAACAACTAATTCCCATAACTGCATGTTCTTTTCTCCTTTAAAATCAAATGATTAATGTTGTATATAAACTCTGAAACTAGGCAACCGGTGGAAAATTGCCGAAAAAATATGGAAGCCTCAAAGCTTCCAATCTAGGCCGCTGTGTTCACTCATAATTATTTTAAACGGTTAATCTGTTTAATCATACACTTTTTTAAAGTCATTTACATCGAGCAACTCAAAATGTGCATGTTATAAAAATATTTTAAAGAAGTATATGAACGTTATTTAAAAATATTAAATTTCTGAATCATTTTACTTTATCTTAAATAAAATCAAATACTTTTAATATATTTCAATTATGTTATGATAATAAATTGTGATTTTGATATATTTATGGCTTTCACTTTCAATAAAACGGCCTTATTTAGAGGTTTAAAATGGAGATGCACAATGAAACAACAGACAGGCTACTCTTTTCATTACGGCTGGGTAATCATCGCGCTTGCTGCGCTGTCCCAGTTTTTTTCAGGTCCCGGACAAACCTATTCCAATGCGATTTTCATCGATTACTATATAAGCGAATTCGGCTGGAGCCGTTCAACGGTTACTGCTGTATACTCCTCCGCCACATTAGCAGCAGGGTTTCTGCTGTTTTTTATCGGCCGGCTGATTGACAGAAACGGCTCTAGAAAAATGGCGGTCATTGTTTCGCTGGCACTGGCTGTTGCTTGTTTTTTCAATAGTTTTGTCACCAGTCTTGTCATGCTGTTTATCGGCTTCTTTTTCATCCGGTTGCTCGGCCAGGGGTCCATGGGCCTTATTTCAAGCTCGCTTATTCCTCAATGGTTTGTCAAAAAAAGAGGGCGAGCCATCAGCATTGCAGCAATTGGCGGCTTGGTCAGTTCCGCGGCTTTTCCGTTATTAAATGTTTGGCTAATCGATGCTTTCGGATGGCGC is part of the Planococcus shenhongbingii genome and harbors:
- a CDS encoding ribonucleoside-diphosphate reductase subunit alpha, which produces MNSIIYSKTDAVAKALLRARDVYKLETADMLEKVESMEWPVKGEQSLIYALNRISMAEPDWTFVAAELYLNNLYEKAAKNRGFQAELKYGNFYGLVKTLSEIGIYSGDLLKRYSEEEIEVLGKEINAERDLLFNYIGLFLLADRYLAKDYEGNLYELPQERFLVIAMTLMQNEPKNKRLDLVKEAYWAMSNLYMTVATPTLSNAGKSFGQLSSCFIDTVDDSLDGIYLNNWDIARLSKDGGGIGVYYGKVRALGSDIKKFKGNSSGVIPWIRLVNDTAVSVDQLGQRQGAVAIYLDVFHKDIMNGFLDLKTNNGDERRKAHDIFTGVAIPDLFMEKLKETDGSGRSTGEWHTFCPHQVKQIMGWKDEAGTALGLEDFYDETDVKHFTEKYEEALANPLLPRKTYRAMDIMARIMVSQLETGTPYMFYRDEVNRQNPNKHLRGKGLTSIYCSNLCSEIAQNMSATTIKKEYTDEDGNLVMIRKPGDFVVCNLSSINLPRAVKADVLERLIPIQMRMLDNVINLNTISVGQADATNKKYRAVGSGTFGWAHLLALEGIHWETEEAVMFADKLYEEIAYHTIRSSMELAKEKGAYREFTGSEWQTGEYFERKNYTSERWNELQKEIAENGVRNGWMMAVAPNSSTAKIGGSTDGIDPLYAVEYAEEKKNFKFKVTAPDLDHNTYDYYRRSRHVLDQKWSIRQNAARQRHIDQAISFNFYVPHTIKAKELLGLHFEAWQQGLKTTYYVRSTSQAEIEECEACQS
- a CDS encoding undecaprenyl-diphosphate phosphatase, with the protein product MQLWELVVAMILGIVEGLTEFAPVSSTGHMIIVDDIWLQSKELYTEPVANTFKVVIQLGSILAVVIVFKDRFKDLLGLDRKATAGKKQRLSLTKVIVGLIPAGVLGLLFEDYIDEYLFSVETVVIGLVVGAILMLIADFVTKKKPHHTETVDKMTYKQALGMGLFQCLGLWPGFSRSGSTISGGVLLRMSHHSAADFTFIMAVPIMLGASGLSLIKNWQYFTMDALPFFTVGFVSAFIVALVVVKFFLKLIDKIKLVPFAIYRLVLAALIYIFFL
- a CDS encoding Nramp family divalent metal transporter → MSTVQSTEKSAPAIPRTLKEKAKMVGPGFVTAATGVGTGDLIAALVAGAAFGMTLGWAILLGSLFKFYFTEGMGRWQLATGKTILEGWHSLGKWATGYFGVYSIIWGFSYGAAAMSTSAIMMVTMFPIMPLWAWAVIHGLAGLALVLFGHYELFEKVMTLMVGLMFVTVVGSAVILLPDIGNIVSGFVPRTGGSSLLLVLGLLGGVGGTITMASYGYWIREKNWVGKAWIPMMRVDSATGYIITAIFTLSLLVVGAEFLFGTGIEINGEEGLIALSGLYSEQFGSFARWLFLIGAWSAAFSSLLGVWNGVPYLFADFVRMVGKKGAASDEPVSKKDPAYRFYLLWLTFPPMVLLFFGQPVLLVILYGALGALFMPFLAISLMLLLNSKRVDQGFKNGWVTNTVLTACVIVFVYLGAIELLKLF
- a CDS encoding acyl-CoA thioesterase — encoded protein: MTQQITASRSRTIQTKLVLPPDTNHMGTIFGGTVLSYIDEIAAITAMKHSGKAVVTASIDTVNFLSSARVGNVLLLEGVVISTGRTSMEVYVKAECQNIETGEKTLTTTAILTMVAVSEDGKPTPVPGVVPETENEKQLFQSAQERKQRRMKINEFAKELV